The Agromyces mariniharenae genome includes a window with the following:
- a CDS encoding TetR/AcrR family transcriptional regulator, with protein MSENGSLRRGRPGYDQQGILDVAVAAFNQYGYDATSMGVLADRLGLSKSAIYHHFASKDEILDRALDTALGALEGVLEESAHPDLVEGAAPRRAADRLDHVLRGAVHVLVEKLPYVTLLLRVRGNTDVERRALARRRAFDKQVTALVSEAQAEGSLRSDIDVRVVERLLFGMINSIVEWYRPGGAEDADRLADDVIAIALDGLRMPTSNRVEELLG; from the coding sequence ATGTCAGAGAACGGAAGCCTCCGACGGGGACGCCCCGGCTACGACCAGCAGGGCATCCTCGACGTCGCCGTCGCCGCGTTCAACCAGTACGGCTACGACGCGACATCGATGGGCGTGCTCGCCGACCGGCTCGGCCTGTCGAAGTCCGCGATCTACCACCACTTCGCATCGAAGGACGAGATCCTCGACCGCGCCCTCGACACGGCGCTCGGCGCCCTCGAGGGCGTGCTCGAGGAGTCGGCGCACCCTGACCTCGTCGAGGGGGCCGCGCCCCGGCGTGCCGCCGACCGGCTCGACCACGTGCTGCGGGGCGCCGTGCACGTGCTCGTCGAGAAGCTGCCCTACGTGACGCTGCTGCTGCGCGTGCGCGGCAACACCGACGTGGAGCGCCGGGCGCTCGCCCGCCGGCGCGCCTTCGACAAGCAGGTCACGGCGCTCGTGTCCGAGGCGCAGGCCGAAGGATCGCTGCGCAGCGACATCGACGTGCGCGTCGTCGAGCGGCTGCTCTTCGGCATGATCAACTCGATCGTCGAGTGGTACCGCCCGGGCGGCGCCGAGGACGCCGACCGCCTCGCCGACGACGTCATCGCGATCGCGCTCGACGGGCTGCGCATGCCGACGTCGAACCGGGTGGAGGAGCTGCTCGGCTGA